From the genome of Rathayibacter sp. VKM Ac-2759, one region includes:
- a CDS encoding ATP-binding cassette domain-containing protein gives MPPLLAARRPAPVPPAGAPPIDLREVEVRTAESVLLAPVSLRVEPGEVVAVTGANGSGKTTLLRVIAGLVAPSAGTALIAGRPADERSAAHRRTVAALVQTPPLERDLTLEEHLAMVAVSWGARVPEAREQAVAALAALDLAPLARRFPHELSSGQRQSFSLALVLARPSDVLLLDEPEQRLDADRVPLVVEVLREAVAGRAVVVATHSPVITEGLATRVLRLGAS, from the coding sequence ATGCCCCCGCTCCTCGCCGCCCGCCGTCCGGCTCCGGTCCCGCCCGCCGGCGCTCCGCCGATCGACCTCCGGGAGGTCGAGGTGCGGACTGCCGAGAGCGTCCTGCTCGCCCCGGTCTCGCTGCGGGTCGAGCCGGGCGAGGTCGTCGCCGTGACGGGGGCGAACGGCAGCGGCAAGACGACGCTGCTCCGGGTGATCGCCGGGCTCGTCGCCCCGAGTGCGGGCACCGCGCTGATCGCCGGGCGCCCCGCCGACGAGCGCAGCGCCGCGCACCGCCGCACGGTCGCGGCGCTGGTGCAGACGCCTCCGCTCGAGCGCGACCTGACCCTCGAGGAGCACCTCGCGATGGTCGCCGTGTCGTGGGGCGCGAGGGTCCCGGAGGCGCGCGAGCAGGCCGTCGCCGCCCTCGCCGCCCTCGACCTCGCCCCGCTCGCCCGCCGCTTCCCGCACGAGCTCTCCTCCGGCCAGCGGCAGTCGTTCTCGCTCGCGCTGGTGCTCGCCCGCCCCTCCGACGTGCTGCTGCTCGACGAGCCCGAGCAGCGGCTCGACGCCGATCGGGTGCCGCTCGTCGTCGAGGTGCTCCGGGAGGCGGTGGCGGGGCGGGCCGTCGTCGTCGCGACCCACAGCCCCGTGATCACCGAGGGCCTCGCCACCCGCGTCCTCCGGCTGGGAGCGTCGTGA
- a CDS encoding MazG family protein, whose translation MTAHPRLDELIRTVHVLRAPGGCPWDAEQTHESLVRYLIEESHELVDAIEAGDRADLVEELGDVLYQVLFHADLAADGPEPFTIEDVAAHMNAKMIGRHPHVFGDATAETADDVIAVWDELKKVEKPHRTSVLDGIPQGMPALALADKVIGKATTLGIVDAGEGPLPIDSEDDLGPLLLAIVASSRARGLDAERALRTAVRDLQDEIRAVEQERREE comes from the coding sequence GTGACCGCCCACCCCCGGCTCGACGAGCTCATCCGCACCGTCCACGTCCTCCGCGCTCCGGGCGGCTGCCCGTGGGACGCCGAGCAGACCCACGAGTCGCTCGTGCGCTACCTGATCGAGGAGTCGCACGAGCTGGTCGACGCGATCGAGGCGGGCGACCGCGCCGATCTCGTCGAGGAGCTCGGCGACGTGCTCTACCAGGTGCTGTTCCACGCCGATCTCGCCGCCGACGGCCCGGAGCCGTTCACCATCGAGGACGTCGCCGCGCACATGAACGCCAAGATGATCGGCCGCCACCCGCACGTCTTCGGCGACGCGACCGCCGAGACCGCCGACGACGTCATCGCCGTCTGGGACGAGCTGAAGAAGGTCGAGAAGCCGCACCGCACGAGCGTCCTCGACGGGATCCCGCAGGGCATGCCCGCCCTCGCCCTGGCCGACAAGGTGATCGGCAAGGCCACGACCCTCGGCATCGTCGACGCGGGGGAGGGGCCGCTCCCGATCGACTCCGAGGACGACCTCGGTCCGCTCCTGCTGGCGATCGTGGCCTCCTCCCGCGCCCGCGGACTCGACGCCGAGCGCGCCCTCCGCACCGCCGTCCGCGACCTGCAGGACGAGATCCGCGCGGTCGAGCAGGAGCGCCGCGAGGAGTGA
- a CDS encoding ABC transporter permease — MSATTARPLPFLRGVRIVLGLELAQRVRGTSSFVLLALFFVLVGAVTALLIVATGVLTGSGASVGGWIYSILMYFVLLLGSLVTPALSGTAINGDRDAGTLATTQVTLVTTGQLVIGKLVSAWLVALAFLASTVPFLLIAVLVGGVSPVSAVVSVLVLSVQLGVVAAIGVGLSGILDRPLMSVVTTYLVVAALSVGSLISFGLLTAVTTTTQRTVFLGATVGDEGYCGQDYETQVARPDRYWGLLAVNPFVVLADAVPAEFGEYGEPEDLFGGISLLVRQAQVAPQDVVEIDCSDYSSSQTLTPAEVFDETLPSWFVGLALQVVLAVALILRAIRRTATPAARLPRGRRVA; from the coding sequence ATGAGCGCCACGACCGCCCGCCCGCTGCCGTTCCTGCGCGGGGTGCGGATCGTCCTGGGGCTCGAGCTCGCGCAGCGGGTGCGCGGCACCTCGTCGTTCGTGCTGCTCGCGCTGTTCTTCGTGCTCGTCGGCGCCGTGACCGCGCTGCTGATCGTCGCGACCGGGGTGCTGACCGGCAGCGGGGCGAGCGTCGGCGGCTGGATCTACTCGATCCTGATGTACTTCGTGCTGCTGCTCGGCAGCCTGGTGACTCCCGCGCTCTCGGGCACGGCGATCAACGGCGACCGCGATGCCGGCACGCTCGCCACGACGCAGGTGACGCTCGTCACCACGGGGCAGCTGGTGATCGGCAAGCTCGTCTCGGCGTGGCTCGTCGCGCTGGCCTTCCTCGCGAGCACGGTGCCGTTCCTCCTGATCGCGGTGCTGGTCGGCGGGGTGTCGCCCGTCTCGGCCGTGGTGTCGGTGCTCGTCCTCTCGGTGCAGCTGGGGGTCGTCGCAGCGATCGGCGTGGGGCTGAGCGGGATCCTCGACCGGCCGCTGATGTCGGTGGTCACGACCTACCTGGTCGTGGCGGCCCTGAGCGTCGGGTCGCTGATCTCGTTCGGGCTGCTGACCGCGGTGACCACGACGACCCAGCGGACCGTGTTCCTCGGGGCGACGGTGGGTGACGAGGGCTACTGCGGGCAGGACTACGAGACGCAGGTCGCCCGGCCGGACCGGTACTGGGGTCTGCTCGCCGTGAACCCGTTCGTCGTCCTGGCCGACGCCGTTCCCGCCGAGTTCGGCGAGTACGGGGAGCCGGAGGACCTCTTCGGGGGGATCTCGCTCCTCGTGCGCCAGGCGCAGGTCGCGCCGCAGGACGTCGTCGAGATCGACTGCAGCGACTACTCCTCCTCCCAGACGCTCACTCCCGCCGAGGTGTTCGACGAGACGCTGCCGTCGTGGTTCGTCGGGCTGGCGCTGCAGGTGGTGCTGGCGGTCGCGCTGATCCTCCGCGCGATCCGGCGCACGGCGACGCCGGCCGCGCGCCTGCCCCGCGGGCGGCGGGTCGCCTGA